In Vibrio lentus, a single genomic region encodes these proteins:
- a CDS encoding flagellar basal body-associated protein FliL, giving the protein MHKRYVAQIFLAISLLFSASSFAEEESGPKLAYFTLEPDLTTNFYTKGKNLGYIQVRLDIMVANSDDLAAIEHHQPLIRDAVIELLGKQNEETIKSLSGREDLRKSLVEHLNKILLPETGKTIIADLLFTKYLYQ; this is encoded by the coding sequence ATGCACAAACGTTATGTAGCCCAAATATTTCTTGCGATTAGCCTTCTTTTTTCAGCATCAAGTTTTGCAGAGGAAGAGTCTGGGCCTAAACTCGCCTACTTCACACTAGAGCCAGACCTCACTACCAATTTTTACACTAAAGGTAAAAATCTCGGCTACATTCAGGTACGCCTCGACATCATGGTAGCAAATAGTGACGACCTAGCGGCCATTGAACATCACCAACCTTTGATTCGTGATGCGGTGATTGAATTACTTGGCAAACAAAACGAAGAAACCATTAAATCTTTGTCTGGTCGTGAAGATTTAAGAAAAAGCCTAGTTGAGCACCTCAACAAGATTCTGCTTCCGGAAACAGGCAAAACGATCATTGCTGACTTACTGTTTACTAAATACCTCTACCAGTAA
- a CDS encoding YecH family metal-binding protein, which yields MTTEIHAHNVLNLLSEKPLTREELTQELAQTYGTEARFHTCKLSGLDLDGLLKFFLKMEKVVVVDDKLCTNRERVCNH from the coding sequence ATGACGACTGAAATTCACGCACACAACGTTTTAAACCTGCTTAGTGAGAAGCCACTGACTCGCGAAGAGCTAACACAAGAACTCGCTCAAACGTATGGAACAGAAGCTCGTTTCCATACTTGTAAGCTAAGTGGTTTAGATTTGGATGGTCTACTTAAGTTTTTCCTGAAGATGGAAAAGGTTGTGGTTGTCGATGATAAGCTTTGCACCAATCGCGAACGTGTATGTAACCACTAA
- the ftsX gene encoding permease-like cell division protein FtsX: MAANKRIKKPQSNRATSRAASDGFFVVHWKQAKSSFSQMWQRPIGNLLTLAVISMALAMPACLYLLGKNVGEVAKDVTSPSQISAYVEDGIPEPRVIVLKDEIEGWDQVELVEYISPQQGLADLSKYSGFDDALTILDDYSLPGVLVITPSVHNDTQIKELASKVKKQELVTDVRLDEDWLARLDAIKALAAVIVITLTVLMLGAVFLIIGNTLRFNVLAHKEEIQTMKLIGATDSFILRPYLYSGMWFGVLGAICAWVMTALITVLLNSAVDDLAQLYDSHFRLIGLSWDESLLLLIVGTLLGSVAAKLSAQRHLKEIEPV; this comes from the coding sequence ATGGCCGCGAATAAGCGCATTAAAAAACCTCAATCTAATCGAGCCACTAGCCGTGCTGCTAGTGACGGCTTTTTTGTTGTTCATTGGAAACAAGCCAAATCATCTTTTTCGCAAATGTGGCAACGCCCAATCGGCAACCTGTTGACGCTGGCTGTTATTTCTATGGCCTTGGCTATGCCTGCCTGCTTATATTTATTAGGTAAAAACGTTGGAGAAGTGGCTAAAGACGTCACTAGTCCGTCACAAATCAGTGCTTACGTTGAGGATGGAATTCCTGAGCCTAGAGTGATAGTGCTTAAAGATGAGATAGAAGGTTGGGATCAAGTTGAGTTGGTTGAATACATTTCACCACAACAAGGCCTTGCTGATCTGAGCAAGTATTCTGGCTTTGATGACGCACTGACGATTTTAGATGATTACTCGTTGCCTGGTGTGTTGGTGATTACGCCAAGTGTACACAACGACACGCAAATCAAAGAATTGGCGAGCAAGGTTAAGAAGCAAGAGCTTGTGACCGATGTTCGTTTAGATGAAGATTGGCTTGCAAGGCTGGATGCGATTAAAGCACTGGCGGCCGTCATCGTGATTACATTAACCGTGCTTATGCTGGGCGCGGTGTTTTTGATTATTGGCAATACATTACGATTTAATGTGTTGGCGCATAAAGAAGAGATTCAAACCATGAAGCTGATTGGTGCTACCGATAGCTTCATTTTACGCCCATACCTTTATTCTGGAATGTGGTTTGGTGTGTTAGGTGCGATCTGTGCTTGGGTAATGACGGCGCTGATAACTGTTTTACTGAATAGCGCGGTTGATGATTTAGCTCAGCTTTACGATAGTCACTTCAGACTGATTGGCTTAAGTTGGGACGAATCGTTACTACTTTTGATCGTTGGAACCCTATTAGGTAGCGTGGCTGCGAAGCTTTCCGCACAGCGCCACCTAAAAGAAATTGAACCTGTTTAG
- the rpoH gene encoding RNA polymerase sigma factor RpoH translates to MANQSYQMALVTQDSLDSYIRSANSYPMLTPEEERGLAERLHYKGEIDAAKGLILSHLRFVVHVARGYSGYGLPMADLVQEGNIGLMKAVKRFNPEVGVRLVSFAVHWIKAEIHEYVLRNWRIVKIATTKAQRKLFFNLRKSKKRLGWFNNGEVETVARELGVEPSEVREMESRLAAQDATFEAPMDDDEGGSAYTAPVYYLEDKASDVAETVEAANWESHTNNRLGLALKSLDERSQHIVRSRWLDDNKSTLQDLADTYSISAERVRQLEKNAMKKLKQAVGDF, encoded by the coding sequence ATGGCAAACCAATCGTATCAAATGGCTTTAGTCACACAAGATAGCTTAGATAGCTATATCCGTTCAGCGAACAGCTACCCAATGCTGACGCCTGAAGAGGAACGTGGACTTGCAGAGCGATTACATTACAAAGGTGAGATCGATGCTGCGAAAGGTTTGATCCTTTCACACCTAAGATTCGTGGTGCACGTTGCAAGAGGCTACTCTGGCTACGGGCTGCCAATGGCTGATCTCGTCCAAGAAGGTAACATCGGCCTAATGAAGGCGGTGAAGCGCTTCAACCCTGAGGTGGGTGTTCGACTGGTTTCTTTTGCTGTTCACTGGATCAAAGCTGAGATTCACGAATATGTACTGCGTAACTGGCGTATCGTTAAGATTGCGACAACCAAAGCGCAGCGCAAACTGTTCTTTAACCTGCGTAAATCTAAGAAGCGTTTAGGCTGGTTCAATAACGGTGAAGTTGAGACTGTTGCGCGTGAACTGGGCGTTGAGCCTTCAGAAGTTCGTGAAATGGAATCTCGCTTAGCGGCACAAGATGCAACCTTTGAAGCTCCGATGGATGACGACGAAGGCGGTTCTGCTTACACGGCTCCGGTTTATTACCTAGAAGATAAAGCGTCAGACGTTGCAGAAACGGTTGAAGCGGCTAACTGGGAATCTCATACCAATAATCGTTTAGGGCTCGCCTTGAAGAGCTTAGACGAACGTAGCCAGCACATTGTGCGCTCACGTTGGTTGGATGATAACAAGTCGACCCTGCAAGACTTAGCGGATACCTACAGCATCTCTGCTGAGCGTGTACGTCAGTTAGAGAAGAATGCCATGAAGAAGTTGAAACAAGCCGTTGGCGACTTCTAA
- a CDS encoding DUF1145 domain-containing protein: MKFLLPLAKAAIAFVWFILIANIFYPFPGNAAIALYIMTAFLFFMHGLQMLIFIGAFGDKIEMSRWEKWSILIFGVFALLDIRRKHMM; the protein is encoded by the coding sequence ATGAAGTTCTTGCTTCCATTAGCCAAAGCGGCCATCGCCTTTGTTTGGTTTATCTTAATCGCAAATATTTTCTACCCATTCCCAGGTAATGCTGCGATTGCGCTTTATATCATGACAGCATTCTTGTTCTTCATGCACGGCCTGCAGATGCTAATCTTTATCGGTGCTTTCGGCGATAAGATCGAAATGTCACGTTGGGAGAAGTGGTCAATATTGATTTTCGGAGTCTTTGCCCTACTCGATATCCGACGCAAACACATGATGTAA
- a CDS encoding DUF2500 domain-containing protein: MPNSLFFAIFALAGLAAWVFIGFYRKHSQGENAPEKKVNVTVLDKQSIDLPDAEPGQEDQEYWIYVQRGVVGPKREFQVGIHYFHALNPGDKGTLTYQGDKFLHFALKR, encoded by the coding sequence ATGCCTAATTCACTCTTTTTTGCCATCTTTGCACTTGCCGGTTTAGCGGCTTGGGTATTTATTGGTTTCTATCGAAAGCACTCGCAAGGTGAAAACGCGCCAGAAAAGAAAGTGAACGTCACGGTATTAGATAAACAATCTATCGACCTTCCTGACGCAGAGCCGGGACAAGAAGATCAAGAGTACTGGATTTACGTTCAACGTGGTGTCGTGGGCCCGAAACGAGAATTCCAAGTCGGTATCCACTACTTCCATGCTCTTAACCCTGGTGACAAAGGAACCTTAACTTACCAAGGCGATAAGTTCTTACACTTTGCCTTGAAGCGCTAA
- the ubiA gene encoding 4-hydroxybenzoate octaprenyltransferase, with translation MLATKAKAYWQLTRMNRPIGTLLLLWPTLWSLIIAAQGMPDFDVLVVFVLGVVLMRSAGCVINDFADRKVDGHVKRTKQRPLPSGLVSSKEAILLFLVLAVVSFLLVLTMNPLTIKLSVIGVGLAFIYPFMKRFTHLPQLFLGLAFSWAIPMAWAAQTNELPNVVWFIFVINALWTIAYDTQYAMVDRDDDLKIGIKSTAILFGRFDKLIVGFLQLVTLAMLIALGMHYQLGDTFYWALLVAGSLFVYQQHLMRHRDRDLCFQAFLNNNYVGMAVTAGLFITFW, from the coding sequence ATGCTGGCCACCAAAGCGAAAGCGTATTGGCAGTTAACGCGAATGAATCGCCCAATTGGTACCTTATTACTCCTTTGGCCGACCTTATGGTCTCTGATTATTGCCGCACAAGGCATGCCAGATTTTGATGTCTTGGTTGTTTTCGTACTTGGCGTTGTGTTGATGCGTTCGGCGGGCTGTGTGATCAATGACTTTGCCGATCGCAAGGTCGATGGTCATGTAAAACGTACCAAGCAGCGCCCATTACCTTCAGGTTTAGTTTCCAGTAAAGAAGCGATATTACTCTTCTTAGTATTGGCGGTGGTTTCATTCTTGTTGGTGTTAACCATGAATCCGCTGACGATTAAGCTTTCTGTTATCGGTGTTGGCTTAGCCTTTATCTATCCTTTCATGAAGCGTTTTACACATCTTCCACAACTGTTTCTTGGATTAGCTTTTAGTTGGGCGATTCCAATGGCGTGGGCTGCTCAAACCAATGAACTGCCAAATGTAGTGTGGTTTATTTTCGTGATTAATGCGCTTTGGACGATAGCCTACGACACGCAATATGCGATGGTGGATCGAGATGACGACCTTAAAATTGGTATCAAATCGACCGCTATTTTATTTGGCCGCTTCGATAAGCTTATCGTTGGCTTCTTACAATTAGTGACACTGGCGATGTTGATTGCTTTAGGTATGCATTACCAGTTGGGTGATACCTTCTATTGGGCATTGTTGGTGGCAGGTAGCTTGTTTGTGTATCAACAACATTTGATGCGTCATCGTGACCGAGACCTATGTTTCCAAGCTTTCCTAAACAACAACTATGTTGGAATGGCAGTGACAGCAGGCTTATTCATTACTTTCTGGTAA
- the glpG gene encoding rhomboid family intramembrane serine protease GlpG: MIRLMVLDNPRLAQAFIDYMASRQIPIQMSPEGEGRFALWLTDGQYQVETESELNRFLSEPNHKRYQAASWDMAETRKSNFHYHTPSFMGMIKAKAGPVTLSIMLVCVVIFALQQIGFGQAIFNALHFPAVDGQQWQLWRWLSHAVLHFSVMHIAFNILWWWQLGGDIEKKLGGLKLLQIFAVSSALSGAGQYWVEGANFGGLSGVVYALVGYLWVVGAKAPQLGLGIPRQIVGFMLVWLVLGYMQPFMAIANTAHLAGLAAGVIIGFIDAMKAPNSAIS; encoded by the coding sequence ATGATTAGACTGATGGTGTTAGACAACCCGCGTCTTGCTCAAGCATTTATTGATTACATGGCTTCTCGCCAGATCCCTATTCAAATGTCTCCTGAAGGTGAGGGGCGTTTTGCTCTTTGGTTGACGGATGGTCAGTATCAGGTCGAGACGGAATCAGAGCTCAATCGTTTCTTGTCTGAGCCAAACCATAAACGCTACCAAGCCGCGTCTTGGGATATGGCAGAAACCAGAAAGAGCAATTTTCATTATCACACCCCGAGCTTCATGGGCATGATAAAAGCAAAAGCAGGCCCAGTAACACTCAGCATCATGCTGGTATGTGTCGTTATTTTTGCTCTGCAGCAGATAGGTTTTGGTCAGGCAATCTTTAACGCCTTACATTTTCCTGCGGTTGATGGACAACAATGGCAGCTTTGGCGCTGGTTAAGTCACGCTGTTTTACATTTCTCTGTTATGCACATCGCATTCAATATCTTGTGGTGGTGGCAACTGGGCGGAGATATAGAGAAAAAGTTAGGCGGTCTCAAACTGCTTCAGATCTTTGCTGTGTCTTCTGCACTTTCAGGAGCTGGACAATACTGGGTTGAGGGAGCTAACTTTGGTGGTCTTTCTGGCGTGGTGTATGCGTTGGTCGGTTATTTGTGGGTAGTGGGTGCAAAAGCACCTCAGCTTGGCCTCGGTATCCCAAGACAAATCGTCGGCTTTATGTTGGTCTGGTTAGTCTTAGGTTATATGCAGCCGTTCATGGCCATCGCCAATACTGCGCATCTAGCTGGTTTAGCGGCTGGTGTGATCATTGGTTTTATTGATGCAATGAAAGCGCCGAACTCAGCAATAAGTTAA
- a CDS encoding lysoplasmalogenase — protein MWSWLAVSLSGIGAIAGTKHGHIGQALVYKVFTFVLLAVLAVTQSIVAEYTYWIVAGLAISAVADVLHTVTQKRPLHFVCFLLAQLCYSKAFWLQLSGEMVWWLFALLLAACVVAFFLLLPRLDKLVFPVVIMGIVLIQLAWASGELWLLEPQLSHAVGFAGCSVLLLSALAYALNCYRSPIKGAYLWVTGSYFFAHALIVASLTI, from the coding sequence ATGTGGAGTTGGTTAGCGGTTTCTTTATCTGGTATCGGAGCGATAGCAGGGACGAAACATGGACATATCGGTCAGGCCTTAGTGTACAAGGTGTTTACCTTTGTTTTGTTGGCGGTATTGGCGGTCACTCAATCGATCGTTGCTGAATATACTTATTGGATTGTCGCTGGCTTAGCTATCTCGGCGGTGGCTGATGTTCTGCATACGGTGACTCAAAAACGACCGCTTCATTTTGTCTGTTTTTTATTGGCTCAACTCTGTTATAGCAAGGCATTTTGGCTACAACTCTCAGGAGAGATGGTTTGGTGGTTGTTTGCGTTATTGTTAGCGGCTTGTGTCGTTGCTTTCTTTTTACTTCTGCCTCGCTTAGATAAACTCGTCTTTCCTGTGGTTATCATGGGCATCGTGCTTATTCAGCTTGCATGGGCTTCTGGTGAGCTCTGGTTGCTTGAGCCTCAGCTATCACATGCGGTTGGTTTTGCTGGCTGTAGCGTGCTGCTGCTTTCTGCATTGGCGTATGCTCTAAATTGTTATCGTAGTCCAATCAAGGGTGCTTATCTTTGGGTAACGGGCAGTTACTTCTTCGCTCATGCTCTTATCGTGGCATCTCTAACCATTTAG
- the glpE gene encoding thiosulfate sulfurtransferase GlpE, whose amino-acid sequence MDQFKHIDVKGAQALIEQGEARLVDIRDPQSFAVAHSKTAYHLTNDTMVSFMDEVEFEQPILVMCYHGISSQGAAQYLVNQGFEEVYSVDGGFEAWHRAELPVNAG is encoded by the coding sequence ATGGACCAGTTTAAACATATCGATGTTAAAGGTGCTCAAGCCCTTATAGAGCAAGGTGAAGCTCGACTTGTCGATATCCGCGATCCGCAGTCTTTTGCGGTCGCTCACTCTAAAACCGCTTATCACCTAACGAACGATACGATGGTGTCGTTCATGGATGAAGTTGAGTTTGAACAGCCTATTTTGGTGATGTGCTATCACGGCATCAGTAGCCAAGGCGCTGCACAATATTTAGTGAACCAAGGCTTCGAAGAGGTATATAGTGTTGATGGTGGGTTTGAAGCCTGGCATCGCGCAGAACTTCCAGTGAACGCTGGTTAG
- the rsmD gene encoding 16S rRNA (guanine(966)-N(2))-methyltransferase RsmD: MVRRRQQNTSQKKPSGGFVRIISGSWRGRKLPVHDLEGLRPTIDRVKETLFNWVAQDIPHSTCLDVFAGSGGLGFEAASRQAKLVTLLEMNQKAAKQLSDNAKELKADNINVVNTDAISFLKKPGTPYDMVFLDPPFRKGLLAETVELLESNGWLADNAIIYVETEKELQLEAMPENWELHRDKTTGQSSYRLFNRTTEE; encoded by the coding sequence ATGGTAAGACGTCGCCAGCAAAACACATCACAAAAAAAGCCATCCGGAGGCTTTGTTCGAATTATTAGTGGCTCATGGAGAGGTAGAAAACTGCCCGTACATGACTTAGAAGGCTTACGCCCGACCATTGATCGAGTAAAAGAGACTCTCTTTAACTGGGTAGCACAAGATATCCCACACTCGACCTGCTTGGATGTATTTGCCGGTTCTGGTGGTCTAGGTTTTGAAGCGGCTTCTCGCCAAGCAAAATTAGTGACGCTACTAGAAATGAATCAGAAGGCCGCTAAGCAGCTTTCTGATAATGCAAAAGAGCTCAAAGCAGACAACATCAACGTGGTAAACACCGATGCGATCTCTTTCCTCAAAAAGCCGGGTACTCCTTACGATATGGTCTTTCTTGATCCTCCATTTCGTAAAGGCTTATTAGCTGAAACTGTGGAGCTTCTTGAGAGCAATGGCTGGCTTGCCGACAATGCCATCATTTACGTTGAGACAGAAAAAGAATTACAACTCGAAGCAATGCCAGAGAACTGGGAATTGCATCGCGATAAGACCACTGGGCAGTCGAGCTACCGTCTGTTTAATCGAACCACTGAAGAATAG
- the ftsE gene encoding cell division ATP-binding protein FtsE, producing MIKFQQVSKAYRGGRQALQKVDFHLKRGEMAFLGGHSGAGKSTLLKLICAIERPTDGRVWFNDHDITRIPAKDIPFLRRNIGIVFQDHRLLMDRSIFDNVALPMRIESISENEIKRRVSAALDKTGLLDKARCLPSQLSGGEQQRVGIARAVVNRPTLLLADEPTGNLDPELSNRVLRLFEEFNRAGVTIILATHDIGLVNTRPQYRHLELNQGFLSEVEDYGRE from the coding sequence GTGATCAAATTTCAGCAAGTGAGTAAAGCCTACCGAGGCGGACGCCAGGCACTCCAAAAAGTGGACTTTCACCTCAAACGTGGAGAGATGGCATTTTTAGGCGGGCATTCCGGTGCTGGTAAAAGTACCTTGCTGAAGTTGATTTGCGCCATTGAGCGCCCAACGGATGGCCGTGTTTGGTTTAACGATCACGATATCACTCGTATACCAGCCAAAGACATTCCCTTTTTACGCCGTAATATTGGGATTGTCTTTCAAGACCATCGCCTGCTGATGGATCGTTCTATCTTTGATAACGTTGCACTGCCTATGCGTATTGAATCTATTTCTGAAAATGAAATAAAGCGCCGAGTCAGTGCTGCGTTGGATAAAACCGGCTTACTAGACAAAGCTCGTTGTTTGCCAAGCCAGCTTTCTGGTGGTGAGCAGCAAAGAGTCGGTATTGCTCGCGCTGTGGTTAATCGTCCAACTCTGCTTTTAGCGGATGAGCCCACCGGTAACCTAGACCCTGAATTGTCGAACCGTGTCCTTCGTTTATTTGAAGAGTTCAATCGCGCGGGTGTCACGATCATCCTAGCGACGCATGATATAGGGTTAGTGAACACTCGCCCTCAATACCGTCATCTTGAATTAAACCAAGGCTTTTTGAGTGAGGTTGAAGACTATGGCCGCGAATAA
- a CDS encoding YhgN family NAAT transporter, with translation MEILSAATMLFLIMDPLGNLPIVLSILKHIDPKRRRIVLVRELMFALVILLLFLFAGQSIMNFLHVQPETLSISGGIILFIIAIKMIFPSAGSITGLAAGEEPFIVPMAIPMIAGPSVIAALILLATQNPDQMFELSLSVLLAWGVTFFILMFNGFFLRILGERGLKAIERLMGLLLVMLSTQMFLDGVKSYMS, from the coding sequence ATGGAAATTTTATCTGCAGCAACCATGCTGTTTCTTATTATGGACCCGCTTGGTAATCTGCCAATCGTGCTCTCAATCCTTAAGCATATCGATCCTAAGCGTCGTCGTATTGTTCTTGTTCGCGAACTGATGTTTGCACTGGTTATTCTGTTGTTGTTCTTGTTTGCTGGCCAAAGCATCATGAACTTCCTGCACGTTCAGCCTGAAACTCTGAGTATTTCTGGCGGAATCATTCTATTCATCATCGCGATTAAGATGATCTTCCCAAGTGCAGGTAGCATCACAGGCCTAGCCGCGGGTGAAGAGCCGTTTATCGTGCCTATGGCTATTCCAATGATTGCGGGCCCATCGGTTATCGCTGCGCTGATTCTTTTGGCAACTCAAAACCCAGACCAGATGTTTGAGTTGTCTCTGTCGGTTTTACTGGCATGGGGCGTAACCTTCTTCATTCTTATGTTTAATGGTTTCTTCCTGCGTATTCTTGGTGAGAGAGGCTTGAAGGCGATAGAGCGCTTAATGGGCTTACTGTTGGTTATGCTGTCGACTCAAATGTTCCTAGATGGTGTGAAAAGTTATATGTCTTAG
- the ftsY gene encoding signal recognition particle-docking protein FtsY, whose amino-acid sequence MTEKKKRGLLSWLGFGEEEQSPKTQNEANVENVEEQTEVESQVETEAEVAKPTETQSVESELAESDQALEETQEEQQPVLAEAEAEAEAEAEAEAEAEAEAEAEAEAEQEDVVVPQTKIEEVQEKPTESFFARLKRSLSRTKANIGAGFFGLFKGKQIDEDLFEELEEQLLIADVGMNTTVKIIENLTEKASRNDLKDGEALYGLLKEEMAEILSQVEQPLVVDTTKTPYVILMVGVNGVGKTTTIGKLAKQFQGEGKKVMLAAGDTFRAAAVEQLQVWGQRNDVPVIAQHTGADSASVIYDAIEAAKARGVDVVIADTAGRLQNKSNLMEELRKIVRVMKKIDDSAPHEIMLTLDAGTGQNAISQAKLFSEVAPVTGITLTKLDGTAKGGVIFSIADQFQIPIRYIGVGEGIDDLRPFESKDFIEALFSREE is encoded by the coding sequence ATGACGGAAAAAAAGAAGCGCGGATTATTATCGTGGCTTGGTTTTGGTGAAGAAGAACAAAGCCCAAAAACTCAGAATGAAGCGAACGTAGAAAACGTTGAAGAGCAAACTGAAGTTGAATCACAAGTCGAGACTGAAGCTGAAGTAGCTAAGCCAACTGAAACTCAGTCAGTTGAATCTGAGCTTGCTGAATCAGATCAAGCACTTGAAGAAACTCAAGAAGAGCAACAACCTGTCCTAGCAGAAGCAGAAGCAGAAGCAGAAGCAGAAGCAGAAGCAGAAGCAGAAGCAGAAGCAGAAGCAGAAGCAGAAGCAGAAGCAGAACAGGAAGACGTTGTTGTTCCTCAAACTAAGATTGAAGAAGTTCAAGAAAAGCCAACAGAAAGCTTTTTTGCGCGTCTTAAGCGCAGCCTAAGCCGCACAAAAGCGAATATCGGTGCTGGCTTCTTTGGCTTGTTCAAAGGCAAACAAATCGATGAAGATCTGTTTGAAGAACTAGAAGAGCAACTTCTGATCGCTGACGTGGGTATGAATACTACCGTTAAGATCATTGAAAACCTGACAGAAAAAGCATCTCGTAATGACCTAAAAGATGGTGAAGCTCTATATGGTCTGCTCAAAGAAGAGATGGCAGAAATCCTAAGCCAAGTTGAACAGCCTCTTGTGGTTGATACAACGAAAACGCCTTACGTTATTTTAATGGTGGGTGTGAACGGTGTGGGTAAGACGACCACTATCGGTAAGCTGGCGAAACAATTCCAAGGCGAAGGCAAAAAAGTGATGCTGGCGGCAGGTGATACCTTCCGTGCAGCAGCTGTAGAGCAACTTCAAGTTTGGGGACAACGTAATGACGTTCCTGTGATTGCTCAACATACTGGCGCAGATAGTGCTTCTGTTATCTACGATGCTATCGAAGCCGCTAAAGCGCGTGGTGTTGATGTCGTGATTGCTGATACTGCGGGCCGTTTGCAGAACAAGAGCAACTTGATGGAAGAGCTCCGCAAGATTGTTCGTGTAATGAAGAAAATTGATGACTCAGCACCGCACGAAATCATGCTTACGCTAGATGCTGGCACTGGTCAGAATGCGATCAGCCAAGCGAAACTATTCAGTGAAGTAGCGCCGGTAACGGGTATTACGCTAACTAAACTAGATGGTACGGCGAAAGGTGGTGTGATTTTCTCAATTGCTGATCAGTTCCAGATTCCAATTCGTTACATTGGTGTGGGCGAAGGCATTGATGACTTACGTCCATTTGAGTCGAAAGACTTTATTGAAGCACTATTTAGTCGTGAAGAGTAA
- a CDS encoding chorismate lyase: MNQPISLYLNSLMNVDWQSTETFDFPNETTKEWLMEQGSLSRKLGKSCQHLSVELLHNQVVERSRLQQDEEHLLSSFDCLLRKVILKGDDTPWVLGRTLIPRVTLDDQHSDLSQQGNVPLGLTVFSAENVKRDALQVGWVIAGDERLLARRSRLWMNHKPMLVAELFLPTAPIYSKENV, from the coding sequence ATGAATCAGCCAATATCGCTGTATCTTAATTCGTTAATGAATGTAGATTGGCAAAGTACAGAAACATTTGATTTTCCTAATGAAACCACCAAAGAGTGGCTGATGGAGCAAGGTTCTCTTTCCCGTAAGTTGGGCAAGAGCTGTCAGCACCTGTCTGTTGAGTTGCTTCATAACCAAGTTGTAGAACGCTCAAGGCTACAACAAGACGAGGAACATCTTTTATCATCGTTTGATTGCTTATTGCGTAAAGTGATTTTAAAAGGTGATGATACCCCGTGGGTGTTAGGTCGTACCTTAATTCCCAGAGTCACGCTAGACGATCAGCATTCTGACCTTTCTCAACAAGGTAATGTCCCGCTTGGTTTGACGGTTTTCAGCGCGGAGAACGTGAAGCGAGATGCGCTGCAAGTCGGATGGGTTATTGCAGGTGATGAGCGATTGCTCGCTCGCCGCTCTCGATTATGGATGAACCACAAGCCAATGCTTGTGGCAGAGCTGTTTTTACCCACAGCCCCAATTTACTCTAAGGAGAATGTGTAA